In Nocardia sp. BMG111209, a genomic segment contains:
- a CDS encoding NTP transferase domain-containing protein, with protein sequence MTLGRCDGIVLAAGAGTRYGRPKVLAADGNWLRSAVAALRGGGCAEVVVVLGASGPARPSASGGWQISEQPAIELPAEARPVWAADWATGMSASLRSGLGALAESGPAAADYAAIMPVDTPDVGPAVVARVLAAARAASSGLARAVFGEAPGHPVVIGHEHWTNVIDSARGDSGARAYLDKRPDMVAVTCDDLATGRDHDYPHNRAQ encoded by the coding sequence ATGACCCTCGGACGCTGCGACGGCATCGTACTCGCCGCCGGTGCGGGCACTCGGTACGGGCGGCCCAAAGTACTGGCGGCCGACGGGAACTGGCTGCGCTCGGCGGTTGCCGCACTGCGCGGCGGCGGGTGCGCGGAGGTGGTCGTGGTGCTGGGTGCCAGCGGCCCGGCCCGCCCCTCGGCGAGCGGTGGATGGCAGATAAGCGAACAACCCGCAATCGAACTTCCGGCGGAAGCGCGGCCGGTCTGGGCGGCGGACTGGGCGACCGGGATGTCCGCCTCGCTGCGGTCCGGGCTCGGCGCCCTGGCCGAATCCGGCCCCGCGGCCGCCGACTACGCGGCGATCATGCCCGTCGACACTCCGGACGTCGGTCCGGCGGTGGTCGCGCGGGTACTCGCCGCCGCCCGCGCCGCGTCCAGTGGGCTCGCCCGCGCGGTCTTCGGTGAAGCACCCGGACATCCGGTGGTCATAGGACATGAACATTGGACAAACGTGATCGATTCCGCACGAGGAGATTCGGGCGCAAGGGCGTATCTGGACAAAAGACCGGATATGGTGGCCGTCACGTGCGACGATTTGGCGACGGGACGTGACCACGACTACCCGCACAATCGTGCACAGTGA